One window of the Trifolium pratense cultivar HEN17-A07 linkage group LG2, ARS_RC_1.1, whole genome shotgun sequence genome contains the following:
- the LOC123903757 gene encoding 60S ribosomal protein L3-like — protein sequence MSHRKFEHPRHGSLGFLPRKRASRHRGKVKAFPKDDPTKPCRLTAFVGYKSGMTHIVREVEKPGSKLHKKETCEAVTIIETPPVVVVGVVGYVKTPRGLRTLNTVWAQHLSEDIKRQFYKNWCKSKKKAFTKYTKKYETDEGKKDIQTQLEKLKKYATVIRVLAHTQIRKLKGLKQKKAHLMEIQVNGGTVSQKVDYAYGFFEKQIPVDAVFQKDEMIDIIGVTKGKGYEGVVTRWGVTRLPRKTHRGLRKVACIGAWHPARVSFTVARAGQNGYHHRTELNKKIYKVGKTDQESHTAITEFDRTEKDITPMGGFPHYGIVKHDYLMIKGCCVGPKKRVVTLRQSLLKQTSRLALEEINLKFIDTSSKFGHGRFQTTQEKQKFYGRLKA from the exons ATGTCTCACCGGAAATTTGAGCACCCTAGACACGGTTCTCTCGGCTTTCTCCCAAGGAAACGAGCTTCACGTCATCGTGGAAAAG TGAAAGCCTTTCCAAAAGACGACCCCACCAAACCATGCAGGTTGACTGCTTTTGTTGGCTACAAGTCTGGGATGACCCATATAGTTAGGGAGGTGGAGAAACCTGGATCAA AGCTTCATAAGAAGGAGACATGCGAAGCTGTCACCATCATTGAAACTCCTccagttgttgttgttggagtGGTGGGATACGTGAAGACACCACGAGGCCTTCGCACACTGAATACTGTTTGGGCTCAGCATCTTAGTGAAGATATCAAGCGCCAATTTTACAAGAACTGGTGCAAATCAAAGAAGAAAGCTTTTACCAAATATACCAAGAAATATGAAACTGACGAAGGAAAGAAAGATATTCAAACTCAGCTTGAGAAATTGAAAAAGTATGCCACTGTCATCCGTGTTCTTGCTCATACTCAG ATAAGGAAGTTGAAGGgtctaaaacaaaagaaagcTCATTTGATGGAGATCCAAGTTAATGGTGGAACAGTAAGCCAGAAGGTGGACTATGCATATGGTTTCTTTGAAAAGCAAATCCCTGTTGATGCTGTTTTTCAAAAGGATGAGATGATAGATATCATTGGAGTGACTAAAGGTAAAGGTTATGAAGGTGTGGTAACTCGTTGGGGCGTCACTCGCCTTCCACGAAAGACACACAGAGGTCTCAGGAAGGTTGCTTGTATTGGTGCCTGGCACCCTGCTCGTGTTTCTTTCACAGTTGCCAGGGCTGGGCAGAATGGATATCATCATCGTACTGAGTTGAATAAGAAGATCTACAAGGTTGGCAAGACTGACCAAGAGTCACATACAGCCATCACTGAATTTGACAG GACTGAGAAGGATATTACGCCTATGGGTGGATTTCCTCATTATGGTATTGTGAAGCACGATTATCTTATGATCAAGGGATGCTGTGTTGGACCGAAGAAGCGGGTTGTCACTCTTCGTCAGTCACTTCTCAAGCAGACATCTCGATTGGCTCTTGAAGAGATCAACCTGAAGTTCATCGACACCTCCTCCAAGTTTGGACATGGCCGCTTCCAGACTACCCAGGAGAAACAAAAGTTTTATGGTCGGTTGAAGGcgtaa
- the LOC123903759 gene encoding agamous-like MADS-box protein AGL21 isoform X2, with translation MGRGKIVIRRIDNCTSRQVTFSKRRKGLIKKAKELAILCDAQVGLFIFSSTGKLYEYANTSMKSVIERYNSCKEDQQVTNPDSELKFWQREADILRQQLQALQENHQQMMGEQLYGLSIRSLQDLESQLELSLQGVRMKKEKILTDEIQELNRKGSLIHQENVELYKKVYGTSDTAATATSKNAFGQFPYGVFEGGDCPQTLFNLQLCLPEQEQYCETSGSGSATK, from the exons ATGGGAAGGGGGAAGATTGTGATAAGAAGGATCGACAATTGTACAAGTAGGCAAGTGACTTTCTCAAAGAGGAGAAAAGGATTGATCAAGAAAGCTAAAGAGTTAGCAATCTTATGTGATGCACAAGTTGGACTTTTTATATTCTCCAGCACTGGAAAGCTTTATGAATATGCAAATACCAG CATGAAATCAGTGATTGAGAGATATAACAGTTGCAAGGAAGATCAACAAGTGACAAATCCAGATTCTGAACTCAAG TTTTGGCAAAGGGAAGCAGACATTTTAAGGCAACAACTACAGGCTCTACAAGAAAATCATCA GCAAATGATGGGAGAACAGCTTTACGGTTTGAGTATCCGAAGCCTACAAGATTTAGAGAGTCAACTGGAACTGAGTCTCCAAGGAGTTCGCATGAAAAAG GAGAAAATTCTGACAGACGAAATCCAAGAGCTGAACCGAAAG GGAAGCCTAATCCATCAAGAAAATGTGGAACTCTATAAGAAG GTCTATGGGACATCAGATACGGCAGCAACCGCAACAAGCAAAAACGCATTTGGTCAATTTCCGTATGGTGTTTTCGAAGGAGGAGATTGTCCACAAACATTATTTAACCTTCAGTTATGTCTACCTGAGCAAGAACAGTACTGTGAAACCTCAGGCAGTGGAAGTGCAACAAAATGA
- the LOC123903759 gene encoding MADS-box transcription factor 23-like isoform X1: MGRGKIVIRRIDNCTSRQVTFSKRRKGLIKKAKELAILCDAQVGLFIFSSTGKLYEYANTSMKSVIERYNSCKEDQQVTNPDSELKFWQREADILRQQLQALQENHQQMMGEQLYGLSIRSLQDLESQLELSLQGVRMKKEKILTDEIQELNRKGSLIHQENVELYKKVSLIQQENTQLHKKVYGTSDTAATATSKNAFGQFPYGVFEGGDCPQTLFNLQLCLPEQEQYCETSGSGSATK, encoded by the exons ATGGGAAGGGGGAAGATTGTGATAAGAAGGATCGACAATTGTACAAGTAGGCAAGTGACTTTCTCAAAGAGGAGAAAAGGATTGATCAAGAAAGCTAAAGAGTTAGCAATCTTATGTGATGCACAAGTTGGACTTTTTATATTCTCCAGCACTGGAAAGCTTTATGAATATGCAAATACCAG CATGAAATCAGTGATTGAGAGATATAACAGTTGCAAGGAAGATCAACAAGTGACAAATCCAGATTCTGAACTCAAG TTTTGGCAAAGGGAAGCAGACATTTTAAGGCAACAACTACAGGCTCTACAAGAAAATCATCA GCAAATGATGGGAGAACAGCTTTACGGTTTGAGTATCCGAAGCCTACAAGATTTAGAGAGTCAACTGGAACTGAGTCTCCAAGGAGTTCGCATGAAAAAG GAGAAAATTCTGACAGACGAAATCCAAGAGCTGAACCGAAAG GGAAGCCTAATCCATCAAGAAAATGTGGAACTCTATAAGAAGGTAAGCCTCATTCAACAAGAAAACACACAACTACACAAAAAG GTCTATGGGACATCAGATACGGCAGCAACCGCAACAAGCAAAAACGCATTTGGTCAATTTCCGTATGGTGTTTTCGAAGGAGGAGATTGTCCACAAACATTATTTAACCTTCAGTTATGTCTACCTGAGCAAGAACAGTACTGTGAAACCTCAGGCAGTGGAAGTGCAACAAAATGA